A single region of the Sphingobium sp. TKS genome encodes:
- the tgt gene encoding tRNA guanosine(34) transglycosylase Tgt — protein MTNPRFSFSIAATDGKARTGTIKMRRGDIRTPAFMPVGTAATVKAMRPAEVRATGADIILGNTYHLMLRPGAERMARLGGLHGFMGWDRPILTDSGGYQVMSLSALTKMSEEGVAFSSHIDGSKHMLTPERSMEIQRLLDSDIVMAFDECTKNGCTHDEAAKSMERSMRWAKRSRDGFDAGGQHAAKDHPERAALFGIQQGSLDEGLRRISAEKLIEIGFDGYAVGGLAVGEGQEAMFATLDFAPDMLPVDKPRYLMGVGKPDDIVGAVERGIDMFDCVLPTRSGRNGQAFTWAGPLNIRNARFAEDMGPLDPRCDCPVCATWSRAYLHHLVKAGEMLGAMLMTQHNIHFYQALMQGIRQSIAEGRFAGFAADFRRDYRRA, from the coding sequence GTGACCAATCCCCGTTTCTCCTTTTCGATCGCCGCGACCGACGGCAAGGCCCGCACCGGCACCATAAAGATGCGGCGCGGCGACATCCGCACGCCTGCCTTTATGCCGGTGGGCACGGCTGCCACGGTCAAGGCGATGCGCCCTGCCGAAGTGCGCGCGACAGGCGCCGACATCATCCTGGGCAACACCTATCATCTGATGCTGCGTCCCGGCGCGGAACGCATGGCGCGGCTGGGCGGGCTGCACGGCTTCATGGGCTGGGACCGGCCGATCCTGACCGACAGCGGCGGCTATCAGGTAATGAGCCTCAGCGCGCTGACCAAGATGAGCGAGGAGGGCGTCGCCTTTTCAAGCCATATCGACGGGTCGAAGCATATGCTGACCCCGGAACGGTCGATGGAAATCCAGCGGCTGCTGGACAGCGACATCGTCATGGCGTTCGACGAGTGCACGAAAAACGGCTGCACCCATGACGAGGCAGCCAAGTCCATGGAGCGCTCCATGCGCTGGGCGAAGCGTTCGCGCGACGGCTTCGATGCGGGCGGGCAGCATGCCGCCAAAGACCACCCCGAACGAGCGGCTTTGTTCGGCATCCAGCAGGGATCGCTTGACGAAGGGTTGCGGCGGATTTCGGCGGAAAAGCTGATCGAGATCGGCTTCGACGGCTATGCCGTTGGCGGGCTGGCCGTGGGCGAGGGGCAGGAGGCGATGTTCGCCACGCTTGATTTCGCGCCGGACATGCTGCCGGTGGACAAGCCGCGCTATCTGATGGGCGTGGGCAAGCCCGACGACATCGTCGGCGCGGTGGAGCGCGGCATCGACATGTTCGATTGCGTGCTGCCGACGCGCAGCGGGCGCAACGGGCAGGCCTTTACCTGGGCCGGGCCGCTCAACATCCGCAATGCGCGCTTTGCCGAGGATATGGGTCCGCTTGATCCACGCTGCGACTGCCCGGTCTGCGCGACCTGGAGCCGCGCCTATCTGCATCATCTGGTGAAGGCGGGCGAGATGCTGGGCGCGATGCTGATGACGCAGCACAACATCCATTTCTACCAGGCGCTGATGCAGGGGATCAGGCAAAGCATAGCCGAGGGGCGGTTTGCGGGTTTCGCGGCGGATTTCCGGCGGGATTATCGGCGGGCTTGA
- a CDS encoding sensor histidine kinase has protein sequence MFLILTLALLPLGLIALVASLQAIRTTDLEKEALLRVAVTQSARKLSADLASDRTALMLTANSFATSGPDRGMCARLSVFLNSHDRGGGRYYIYDRAGRRLCGSSLPEPTGLPPSLRFSSAPAQLLPNAPYLVSRAQSSNGAVVAIAYYSRAYLEAMTNPAGTLQNRQITLHDSRHSLLITRPASLPSGHSTTLSARLDSPGIILTMTLRDPPVTVARMLSLFLPLVMWFAAAAIGWFVVNRLLIRPLVLLRRSVAAYQPGEVLEPMRRIRTPAQEIVALGDTFREISEDVATHEAEMAEGLETQRKLTREVHHRVKNNLQIIASLINLHARSAHDTEAIEAYATIQRRVDALSVVHRNHYAELEEHRGVGVRSLISELSASLRSTAPAEARRFGIQIDSDNLHISQDVAVPIAFLLTELVELAMLSNPRTAMRISVQLEPGSTGRAVLHILSPALRGSPDMTARLEERYGRVLTGLSRQLRAPLEHDPETGDYAIAITVLD, from the coding sequence ATGTTCCTCATCCTGACGCTGGCGCTGCTGCCGCTTGGGCTCATCGCGCTGGTGGCGTCGCTCCAGGCGATCCGCACGACCGATCTGGAAAAGGAAGCCCTGCTGCGCGTCGCCGTCACCCAGAGCGCGCGTAAATTATCGGCGGATCTGGCCTCGGATCGTACGGCGCTGATGCTGACGGCCAACAGTTTCGCCACGTCCGGGCCGGATCGGGGCATGTGTGCGCGCCTTTCGGTGTTCCTGAACTCCCACGATCGCGGCGGGGGGCGCTATTATATTTACGACCGCGCAGGCCGGCGGCTATGCGGCTCCTCCTTGCCGGAGCCCACCGGCCTGCCGCCCTCGCTGCGCTTCAGCAGCGCCCCCGCCCAGTTGCTTCCCAATGCGCCCTATCTCGTCAGCCGCGCACAAAGCAGCAACGGCGCGGTCGTGGCGATCGCATATTATTCGCGCGCCTATCTGGAGGCGATGACCAACCCGGCAGGCACGTTGCAGAACCGGCAGATCACCCTGCACGATAGCCGCCACAGCCTGCTCATCACGCGCCCCGCCAGCTTGCCGAGCGGCCATAGCACGACGCTTTCGGCCCGGCTCGATTCGCCGGGCATCATCCTCACCATGACGCTGCGCGATCCCCCGGTCACGGTTGCGCGCATGCTCTCGCTGTTCCTGCCGCTGGTCATGTGGTTCGCGGCGGCGGCGATAGGCTGGTTCGTGGTCAACCGCCTGCTGATCCGGCCGCTGGTGCTGCTGCGCCGATCGGTGGCGGCCTATCAGCCCGGCGAGGTGCTGGAACCGATGCGCCGCATCCGCACCCCCGCGCAGGAGATCGTGGCGCTGGGCGACACCTTCCGCGAAATCAGCGAGGATGTCGCGACCCATGAGGCGGAAATGGCGGAGGGTCTGGAAACCCAGCGCAAGTTGACCCGCGAGGTCCATCACCGGGTCAAGAACAACCTTCAGATCATCGCCAGCCTGATCAATCTCCACGCGCGATCTGCCCATGATACGGAAGCGATCGAGGCCTATGCGACGATCCAGCGCCGGGTCGATGCGCTGTCCGTCGTCCACCGCAACCATTATGCGGAGCTGGAGGAGCATCGCGGCGTCGGCGTGCGCTCGCTCATCAGCGAATTGTCGGCCAGTCTGCGCAGCACCGCCCCCGCCGAAGCGCGCCGCTTCGGCATTCAGATCGACAGCGACAATCTGCATATCAGCCAGGACGTCGCCGTGCCGATCGCCTTCCTGCTGACCGAACTGGTCGAACTCGCCATGCTGTCCAACCCGCGCACCGCGATGCGGATATCGGTGCAACTGGAACCGGGCAGCACCGGCCGGGCGGTGCTCCACATTCTCTCGCCCGCCCTGCGCGGATCGCCGGACATGACCGCCCGGCTGGAGGAACGCTATGGACGGGTTCTCACCGGCCTGTCCCGCCAGTTGCGCGCGCCGCTGGAGCATGATCCGGAAACGGGGGATTATGCGATAGCGATTACGGTGCTGGATTAG
- a CDS encoding NepR family anti-sigma factor yields the protein MAAEGRVLVASTTERDVTGGDKKDVGTSTPGSGVKGGVARKKRASAAKDDGQVANALRSVYQRAVDEDIPAEMLDLLSKLD from the coding sequence ATGGCTGCAGAGGGGCGTGTTTTGGTTGCTTCAACGACGGAACGGGATGTGACGGGAGGGGACAAGAAAGATGTCGGCACCAGCACTCCGGGTTCTGGCGTGAAGGGCGGCGTCGCCCGCAAGAAACGCGCATCCGCGGCGAAAGATGACGGCCAGGTCGCCAACGCCCTGCGTTCCGTTTACCAGCGGGCGGTGGATGAGGATATTCCCGCCGAAATGCTCGACCTTCTCAGCAAGCTGGACTGA
- a CDS encoding response regulator, with amino-acid sequence MSLGQQLHPHLPFLRRYARALTGSQAHGDAYVRATLEAIVAAPDEFPANVDPRLGLYKTFHAIWSSSHLEDGPVLTGVDGQEAIAQARLARLTPLPRQALLLTALEGFTVDDVGYLIGLESDDVEALVKEALSEIESQTLAKVLIIEDEPIIAMDIETIVRDLGHEVTAIAVTREDAVREALAERPGLVLADIQLADDSSGIDAVKDILAEFSVPVIFITAFPERLLTGERPEPTFLITKPFQRSTVKAAISQALFFDEATAPA; translated from the coding sequence ATGTCGCTTGGTCAGCAACTCCACCCCCACCTTCCTTTCCTGCGTCGTTATGCGCGCGCGCTGACGGGCAGTCAGGCGCATGGCGATGCCTATGTCCGTGCCACGCTCGAAGCCATTGTGGCGGCGCCGGACGAATTTCCCGCAAATGTCGACCCGCGCCTTGGCCTCTATAAAACCTTCCATGCGATCTGGTCTTCCTCCCATCTGGAAGACGGGCCGGTGCTGACCGGCGTCGACGGGCAGGAAGCGATCGCGCAGGCGCGGCTGGCCCGCCTGACGCCGCTGCCGCGCCAGGCTCTGCTCCTCACGGCGCTGGAAGGGTTCACCGTCGACGATGTCGGCTATCTCATCGGTCTGGAGAGCGATGACGTCGAGGCGCTGGTCAAGGAAGCGCTGAGCGAGATCGAGTCTCAGACCCTCGCCAAGGTGCTGATTATCGAGGATGAGCCGATCATCGCGATGGACATTGAAACCATCGTCCGCGACCTGGGCCATGAAGTGACCGCGATCGCCGTCACCCGCGAAGATGCGGTGCGCGAAGCCTTGGCGGAACGGCCGGGCCTCGTGCTGGCGGACATTCAGCTTGCCGACGATTCGAGCGGGATCGACGCGGTGAAGGATATCCTTGCCGAATTTTCCGTGCCGGTGATCTTCATCACCGCATTCCCGGAGCGTTTGCTGACAGGCGAGCGTCCGGAGCCGACCTTCCTCATCACCAAGCCTTTCCAGCGGTCCACCGTCAAGGCGGCGATTTCCCAGGCGCTGTTCTTCGACGAAGCCACGGCTCCGGCCTGA
- a CDS encoding sigma-70 family RNA polymerase sigma factor: protein MSEGISQDVERETLSDADFKRELAAVIPHLRAFGRSLSGNRDVADDLVQETLLKAWAARSRFQAGTNMRAWTFIILRNHYLSQMRRSRFRGDWDDLAADRLLAAPAGQDKHVELSDMQRALLQLPQPQREALILVGAGGFAYEEAAEICGVAVGTIKSRVARGRAALEQILENGELPSRRSHETSDTSVLDEIMDDVDRLSRGREAREVSEDTDSDLE, encoded by the coding sequence ATGAGCGAGGGCATAAGCCAGGATGTGGAGCGCGAAACCCTGTCGGACGCGGATTTCAAGCGCGAGCTGGCAGCCGTGATCCCGCATTTGCGCGCTTTTGGCCGGTCGCTGTCGGGCAATCGCGATGTGGCGGACGATCTGGTGCAGGAAACGCTGCTGAAGGCCTGGGCCGCGCGCAGCCGCTTCCAGGCGGGCACCAACATGCGCGCCTGGACCTTCATCATCCTGCGCAATCACTATCTTTCCCAGATGCGCCGCTCCCGTTTCCGGGGCGACTGGGACGATCTGGCCGCCGACCGCCTGCTTGCCGCGCCTGCCGGGCAGGACAAGCATGTCGAATTGTCGGACATGCAGCGCGCTTTGCTGCAATTGCCGCAGCCGCAGCGCGAGGCGCTGATCCTGGTCGGCGCGGGCGGCTTTGCCTATGAGGAGGCGGCCGAGATTTGCGGCGTCGCCGTCGGCACCATCAAGAGCCGGGTCGCGCGCGGCCGCGCTGCGCTGGAACAGATATTGGAAAATGGCGAACTGCCTTCGCGCCGCAGCCATGAAACCAGCGACACGTCGGTGCTGGACGAGATCATGGACGATGTCGACCGGTTGAGCCGTGGCCGCGAAGCCAGGGAAGTGAGCGAAGATACCGACTCCGACCTGGAATGA